A region of Saccharococcus thermophilus DNA encodes the following proteins:
- the pnpS gene encoding two-component system histidine kinase PnpS has protein sequence MTSFRTRLLFWMVTLIVTVLICLGFLLGQLFKDFYVETMNERLEKEAKAVAILLKNESLAQIRPDLQEMSAELSSRITILNRNEKVLFDTGHVADISDQVHEQIIHGILHKKRFHQFSIVEKTNDVYYYIVPYTKEGTNAGYVILSSPTNSLKKVNQQIWGVLISSLGTALIVIILLGLKIANQYMRPIEAATEVAVELAKGNYEARVPNGEYNEAGMLVQSINRLARNLQEISKSREMQTDRLHTLIENVGSGLILIDSRGYINLINRAFKECFHIQSSNYLYRPYTEAFAHKEIVQLVNEIFIKETKIRKQLLLTIGIERKHFEVYGAPIIGTNDEWQGIVLVFHDITELKRLEQVRKDFVANVSHELKTPITSIKGFTETLLDGAMKDEQALQHFLSIILKESERLQTLVQELLDLSKIEQHGFQLQMETVDLAAVLKETATIFQSKAEEKEIDFYWQVPAAAYIKGDVNRLKQIFINLITNALTYTPKGGKVEAVIEEQAEEILLHVKDTGIGIEEKEIPRIFERFYRVDKARSRNSGGTGLGLAIVKHLVEAHHGYITVKSKVGHGTTFTVHFPKRFQK, from the coding sequence ATTGGCGCAAATTCGCCCCGATTTACAAGAAATGAGCGCAGAGCTGTCCTCGCGCATCACGATATTAAACCGCAATGAAAAAGTGCTGTTTGACACCGGGCATGTTGCCGATATTAGCGATCAAGTTCATGAACAGATTATTCACGGCATTTTGCACAAAAAACGATTTCATCAGTTTTCAATCGTCGAAAAAACGAATGATGTGTATTATTATATTGTTCCTTACACAAAAGAAGGAACAAACGCAGGATATGTCATTTTAAGCTCTCCGACCAATTCGTTGAAAAAGGTGAATCAGCAAATTTGGGGAGTGTTAATCAGCAGTCTAGGCACCGCGCTCATTGTCATTATTTTGCTCGGATTGAAAATTGCCAATCAATATATGAGGCCGATCGAAGCGGCAACAGAAGTAGCTGTTGAGCTGGCAAAAGGAAATTATGAAGCAAGAGTGCCAAACGGGGAATACAATGAAGCAGGGATGCTCGTTCAATCCATTAACCGGCTTGCCCGCAATTTGCAGGAAATCAGCAAATCTCGGGAAATGCAAACCGATCGCCTTCATACACTGATTGAAAACGTCGGAAGCGGGCTTATTTTGATTGACAGCCGCGGCTACATTAATTTAATCAACCGCGCCTTTAAGGAATGCTTTCATATTCAATCATCCAATTATTTGTACCGGCCGTATACGGAAGCATTTGCTCATAAAGAAATCGTCCAGCTTGTGAATGAAATTTTTATTAAAGAGACAAAAATTCGCAAACAGTTGCTACTGACGATTGGCATCGAGCGAAAGCATTTTGAAGTGTACGGCGCCCCGATTATTGGTACGAATGACGAATGGCAAGGCATTGTGCTCGTTTTCCATGATATTACCGAGCTAAAAAGGCTGGAGCAAGTCCGGAAAGATTTTGTCGCTAACGTTTCTCATGAGTTAAAAACGCCGATTACCTCAATTAAGGGATTTACCGAAACGCTTCTTGACGGGGCGATGAAAGATGAGCAGGCGCTGCAGCATTTTTTGTCGATTATTTTAAAAGAAAGCGAACGTCTGCAAACATTAGTGCAAGAGTTGCTTGATTTATCGAAAATTGAGCAGCACGGGTTTCAGCTTCAGATGGAAACGGTCGATTTAGCAGCGGTGTTAAAAGAAACGGCCACGATCTTTCAAAGCAAAGCGGAAGAAAAAGAAATCGATTTTTATTGGCAAGTTCCTGCTGCGGCATATATAAAAGGTGATGTCAACCGACTGAAACAAATTTTCATTAATTTGATTACAAACGCGTTGACGTATACGCCAAAAGGTGGAAAAGTGGAGGCCGTCATTGAGGAACAAGCGGAGGAAATTCTTCTTCACGTCAAAGATACAGGCATTGGCATTGAGGAAAAAGAGATCCCGCGTATCTTCGAACGCTTTTACCGGGTCGATAAAGCGCGCAGCCGCAACTCGGGCGGAACGGGTTTAGGACTGGCGATTGTCAAACATTTAGTGGAAGCGCACCACGGCTACATTACGGTCAAAAGCAAAGTCGGGCATGGTACGACCTTTACGGTGCATTTTCCAAAGCGATTCCAAAAGTAA